The Sulfolobus acidocaldarius DSM 639 genome has a window encoding:
- the lysX gene encoding lysine biosynthesis protein LysX, which translates to MRVALVVDIVRQEEKLIAKALEKFQLQYDVINVAQEPLPFNKALGRYDVAIIRPISMYRALYASAVLESAGVHTINSSDTISLCGDKILTYSKLYREGIPIPDSIIAMSSDAALKAYEQKGFPLIDKPPIGSWGRLVSLIRDIFEGKTIIEHRELMGNSALKVHIVQEYINYKSRDIRCIVIGSELLGCYARNIPSNEWRANIALGGYPSQIEVDHKLKETVLKATSIIGGEFVSIDVMEHQSKNYVINEFNDVPEFKGFMLATNIDVAEELVSYVKNNYLR; encoded by the coding sequence ATGAGAGTAGCACTTGTCGTTGACATAGTAAGACAAGAGGAAAAACTAATTGCTAAAGCACTGGAAAAATTTCAATTACAATATGATGTAATTAATGTGGCACAAGAGCCCTTACCTTTTAACAAAGCCTTAGGAAGATATGATGTGGCAATCATAAGACCTATAAGTATGTATAGGGCACTCTACGCATCAGCAGTTTTGGAATCAGCTGGTGTTCACACCATAAACTCAAGTGATACTATTAGTTTATGTGGAGACAAGATTTTAACATACTCAAAGCTGTATAGAGAGGGCATACCAATACCTGACTCTATAATTGCCATGTCATCAGATGCTGCATTAAAAGCCTATGAACAAAAAGGATTTCCACTGATAGATAAACCACCAATAGGTAGCTGGGGAAGACTAGTATCTCTCATAAGGGACATTTTCGAAGGTAAAACCATAATTGAACATAGGGAGTTGATGGGCAACTCTGCTCTTAAAGTTCACATAGTTCAGGAGTACATTAACTACAAAAGCAGGGACATAAGGTGTATTGTGATAGGTAGTGAGCTTCTAGGTTGTTACGCTAGGAATATACCTTCTAACGAATGGAGAGCAAATATTGCTTTAGGCGGTTATCCATCGCAGATAGAGGTAGACCATAAACTAAAAGAGACTGTATTAAAGGCTACGAGTATTATAGGTGGAGAGTTCGTATCCATAGATGTAATGGAGCACCAATCTAAAAATTACGTTATAAACGAGTTTAATGACGTTCCAGAGTTCAAAGGATTTATGTTGGCTACCAATATTGATGTAGCGGAAGAGCTAGTGAGCTATGTGAAAAATAATTACCTCAGGTAA
- a CDS encoding haloacid dehalogenase, translating to MVTETLKTYITTVVPKLQDRFDAREKAFSISREIIRYAGEAISLSHRFRKDEALNKYKLALEKLDNLKKLIEKYPELLYGEIATAFQEVAEATIVISIYFNQNLLIATDLGIPDAFYILGIADAIGELRRKTLEHLRKKELEEAEKTYQMMEELYELLWELEYPKALVPNLRQKIDAMRRVLEETHHDIFLAYLR from the coding sequence ATGGTAACAGAAACCTTAAAGACTTACATAACAACTGTGGTACCTAAGTTACAGGATAGATTTGATGCTAGGGAAAAAGCATTTTCGATATCAAGGGAGATCATTAGATACGCAGGAGAGGCAATATCTCTATCACATAGATTCCGAAAAGACGAGGCATTAAACAAGTACAAACTGGCATTGGAAAAACTGGACAATTTGAAAAAGCTAATAGAAAAATACCCAGAATTACTTTATGGCGAAATAGCTACTGCTTTCCAGGAAGTTGCAGAGGCAACAATCGTGATATCCATATATTTTAATCAGAATTTACTAATAGCTACAGATTTAGGAATACCAGACGCTTTTTACATCTTAGGTATAGCGGACGCTATAGGAGAGCTAAGAAGAAAAACATTAGAACACTTAAGGAAGAAAGAGCTGGAAGAAGCAGAAAAGACTTACCAAATGATGGAGGAATTATATGAGTTGTTATGGGAGTTGGAGTATCCCAAAGCTCTGGTTCCTAATTTGAGGCAAAAAATAGATGCAATGAGGAGAGTTTTAGAGGAAACACATCATGATATATTTTTGGCTTACCTGAGGTAA
- a CDS encoding 3-hydroxyacyl-CoA dehydrogenase family protein encodes MRQVNVVSIVGAGIIGAGWSTLLAVHGYRNIFYTEKKETLDKGILKIKGYLQVMHEYKLADKSPEEYMKLITPTTDFNDVLKGDFIIEAVIEDYGVKKKVFGELDERLDKDVIIASSTSGLLISEIQKSMSRHPERAIIAHPWNPPHLLPLVEIVPGEKTSEEVIQSTREFMEDKLKRVVVVLKKEVPGFIGNRLAFALFREAVHLIDEGVATVEDIDKVVTAAIGLRWVFMGPFLTYHLGGGEGGLEYFFSRGFGYGANEWMYTLAKYDKFPYTGVIKAVNQMKEYQFIKGKSFQELSKWRDENLINVLRFLKEKGAKK; translated from the coding sequence ATGAGACAAGTAAATGTAGTTTCTATTGTAGGAGCGGGAATTATTGGAGCAGGTTGGAGTACCTTATTAGCTGTCCATGGATATAGAAATATCTTTTACACGGAGAAGAAGGAGACCTTAGATAAAGGAATACTCAAAATTAAGGGTTATCTTCAAGTTATGCATGAATATAAGCTGGCGGATAAGAGCCCAGAGGAGTACATGAAATTGATAACTCCTACTACCGATTTTAATGATGTTCTGAAAGGGGATTTCATAATTGAGGCTGTTATTGAAGATTATGGAGTTAAGAAGAAAGTGTTCGGTGAATTGGATGAGAGACTTGATAAAGATGTAATCATAGCCAGTAGCACCTCAGGGTTACTAATCTCTGAGATCCAAAAGTCCATGTCAAGACATCCAGAAAGGGCCATTATTGCGCATCCTTGGAACCCTCCCCATCTTCTCCCTCTTGTAGAAATAGTGCCTGGTGAAAAGACTTCAGAGGAAGTCATACAATCTACGAGAGAATTCATGGAAGACAAACTGAAAAGGGTAGTCGTCGTTCTCAAGAAAGAAGTTCCAGGATTTATTGGAAATAGGCTTGCATTTGCTCTATTTAGAGAAGCTGTGCATCTTATTGACGAGGGAGTTGCAACTGTAGAGGATATTGATAAAGTTGTAACTGCCGCTATTGGACTTAGATGGGTATTTATGGGACCCTTCCTAACGTATCACTTAGGTGGAGGAGAGGGTGGATTAGAGTACTTTTTCAGCAGAGGATTTGGTTATGGTGCAAATGAATGGATGTATACCCTTGCAAAATACGATAAGTTTCCTTACACAGGAGTTATTAAAGCTGTAAACCAAATGAAAGAGTACCAGTTCATAAAAGGTAAAAGCTTTCAGGAACTATCAAAATGGAGAGATGAAAACTTGATAAATGTCTTAAGATTTTTAAAGGAGAAAGGAGCAAAAAAATAG
- a CDS encoding cupin domain-containing protein, which translates to MPKDIQRIDKQSEIITDKIKNVIREIEQSDEDLKVVAFMEHTSPPETIKPKIIKFHKVLELLRLLADDNPIEKGVAKVMFQSPTTGRAKGLTPTMMAGFQYLKPGSKTQPHSHNMASIYLVVRGKGYSIIGGKKVEWENGDVFVVPANLPHYHVNTSDTESILFDVTDSGLLESLGILEFKEESENNT; encoded by the coding sequence ATGCCTAAAGATATACAACGAATCGATAAACAGTCTGAAATTATAACCGATAAGATTAAGAATGTGATAAGGGAAATAGAACAAAGTGATGAGGATCTTAAAGTAGTCGCCTTTATGGAACATACGAGCCCACCAGAAACTATTAAACCCAAAATAATAAAGTTTCATAAAGTTCTTGAACTACTAAGACTACTGGCTGATGATAATCCGATAGAAAAAGGTGTAGCAAAAGTTATGTTCCAATCCCCTACCACTGGGAGGGCAAAAGGATTAACTCCGACAATGATGGCAGGATTTCAGTATCTAAAACCAGGTTCAAAAACACAACCGCATTCACACAATATGGCGTCAATTTATTTAGTGGTGAGAGGAAAAGGTTACAGTATAATAGGTGGAAAGAAGGTAGAATGGGAAAATGGAGATGTATTTGTAGTACCGGCAAACCTACCTCATTACCATGTCAATACATCGGATACCGAGTCGATATTATTTGATGTAACAGACTCAGGATTGTTAGAGAGTTTAGGTATATTAGAGTTCAAAGAAGAGAGTGAAAATAACACGTAA
- a CDS encoding membrane protein — protein MSSKLLLEAFKIAIRDNLPLLRRYLILGAFDGILVGLSILVSTVIVEANFNTILLGIMSGLIGVAMSSLCNTLVVEIKEKELELRNLERQILKSLKGTIIDYSQKIGIFLNTLVHGLSPFIGIVIIVFYYFSENMWITIFLSSLILSILGSIYSGEIKERINTAIIMLIAGLVTAALSIVLTKTLGSPVH, from the coding sequence GTGTCAAGTAAGCTTTTACTTGAAGCCTTTAAGATTGCTATTCGAGATAACTTACCACTACTCAGGAGGTACCTAATTCTTGGTGCATTTGACGGTATTCTTGTTGGTTTGAGTATACTAGTATCAACTGTCATAGTTGAGGCTAATTTCAACACTATACTTTTGGGTATAATGTCAGGGCTAATAGGTGTAGCCATGTCGTCTTTATGTAATACCTTAGTTGTAGAAATCAAGGAAAAAGAATTAGAACTGAGAAACCTAGAGAGACAAATACTGAAAAGCCTTAAGGGAACTATCATAGATTATTCGCAAAAAATAGGTATATTTCTGAACACACTAGTACACGGTTTATCTCCTTTCATCGGTATCGTAATAATAGTATTTTACTACTTCTCTGAGAATATGTGGATAACCATATTTCTGTCTTCTCTGATTTTATCGATTTTAGGATCCATTTACAGCGGAGAAATCAAGGAAAGGATAAACACAGCAATAATAATGCTAATAGCAGGTTTAGTAACTGCAGCACTTTCCATAGTTCTAACGAAAACTTTGGGATCTCCAGTCCACTAA
- a CDS encoding adenosine-specific kinase — protein sequence MSVKIDVVRVEIPEGTNVIIGQSHFIKTVEDLYEALASSSTSIKFGIAFCEASGKRLVRWDGNDEELIKIAQKTALAIGAGHTFIVYLKNGFPINVLNRIKSVEEVVRIFAATANPLQVLVAQTDQGRGIIGVVDGFTPLGVEGDAEIKERKEFLRKIGYKR from the coding sequence ATGAGTGTCAAAATTGATGTTGTAAGGGTGGAAATACCTGAGGGAACTAACGTAATAATAGGGCAATCCCATTTTATAAAGACAGTAGAAGACCTATATGAGGCACTAGCGTCGTCCAGCACTTCAATAAAATTTGGAATCGCTTTCTGCGAAGCCAGTGGAAAAAGATTAGTGAGATGGGATGGTAATGATGAAGAGCTGATAAAAATAGCACAAAAAACTGCTTTAGCAATTGGAGCAGGTCATACTTTCATAGTCTATTTGAAAAATGGTTTTCCCATAAACGTGCTTAATAGGATAAAGAGTGTCGAAGAAGTTGTCAGAATATTTGCGGCAACTGCTAATCCTTTACAAGTTCTAGTAGCCCAAACAGACCAGGGAAGAGGTATAATAGGTGTCGTGGATGGGTTCACTCCGTTAGGAGTTGAGGGTGATGCTGAAATAAAAGAAAGGAAGGAGTTCCTCAGGAAGATCGGATATAAGAGATAA
- a CDS encoding DUF309 domain-containing protein: MLGPPISTDCDNCKFQDLFYDFKFWETHESLEKLWRVETDPQRKKYLQALILICASMVKYCKGQIQVSDDLMNKALSLISDLPEELLPFFYFSITLNS; the protein is encoded by the coding sequence ATGTTAGGTCCACCAATCTCTACAGATTGTGATAACTGTAAATTTCAAGATCTATTCTATGACTTTAAGTTTTGGGAAACACATGAAAGTCTAGAGAAATTATGGAGAGTTGAGACAGATCCACAGAGGAAAAAATACCTACAAGCCTTAATTTTGATCTGCGCCTCAATGGTTAAATACTGTAAGGGACAAATACAGGTCTCTGACGACCTCATGAATAAGGCATTATCTCTTATATCCGATCTTCCTGAGGAACTCCTTCCTTTCTTTTATTTCAGCATCACCCTCAACTCCTAA
- the amrS gene encoding AmmeMemoRadiSam system radical SAM enzyme: MVKEASLYKFESGRIRCLACARKCLIGENQVGFCGIRSVKGGKLYLDVYGKVAAAHIDPIEKKPLVHFYPGSKVFSFSTFGCNWMCMYCQNYDISQRRRAEGTEISPEEIVEMALAYESEGITYTYNEPAIFAEFAHDTGVIARKHGLFNTMVTNGYWSIELVDYVKDFLNAVTVDFKGNGEEKFMKRYTGATGPEPILETIRELSKRGIHVEITDLIIPEIGDNLESAKILLKKIYDILGPDIPIHFLRFHPDYKLDYLPWTPVKTLEAHYKVAKEFGFNFAYLGNVPGHPYENTYCPNCGKMVIRRYGFRILEWHLKEDMRCKYCGYKLPIEGKLSKHAFDERFESVFL, from the coding sequence GTGGTAAAGGAGGCAAGTTTATATAAATTTGAGAGTGGTAGAATAAGATGCCTAGCATGTGCTAGGAAGTGCCTGATTGGGGAAAATCAGGTGGGTTTTTGTGGTATTAGATCTGTGAAAGGGGGAAAATTGTATTTAGATGTCTATGGAAAAGTGGCTGCAGCCCATATAGATCCCATAGAGAAAAAGCCTTTAGTTCATTTCTATCCTGGGTCAAAAGTATTTTCATTCTCAACTTTTGGTTGCAATTGGATGTGTATGTATTGCCAGAACTATGATATAAGCCAGAGGAGAAGAGCAGAGGGAACAGAGATCTCCCCTGAAGAAATAGTTGAGATGGCACTAGCTTATGAAAGTGAGGGAATTACGTATACCTATAACGAACCAGCAATATTTGCAGAGTTTGCTCATGATACGGGTGTTATAGCTAGAAAGCATGGGCTATTTAACACAATGGTCACTAATGGTTATTGGAGTATTGAATTGGTGGATTATGTTAAAGATTTCCTTAATGCAGTTACTGTTGACTTTAAGGGTAATGGCGAGGAAAAGTTTATGAAGAGGTACACTGGTGCTACAGGTCCTGAGCCAATACTCGAGACTATTAGAGAGCTTAGTAAAAGAGGAATACACGTGGAGATAACTGACCTAATAATCCCTGAGATAGGGGACAACCTGGAATCTGCCAAAATTCTCCTGAAAAAGATTTATGATATTTTAGGTCCAGACATACCTATTCATTTTCTTAGGTTTCATCCTGATTACAAACTAGATTACCTACCATGGACTCCTGTAAAGACATTGGAGGCTCATTACAAAGTTGCAAAAGAGTTTGGGTTTAACTTCGCTTACCTAGGAAATGTTCCAGGTCATCCTTATGAGAATACCTATTGCCCAAATTGCGGTAAGATGGTTATTAGGAGATACGGTTTCAGGATATTAGAGTGGCATTTGAAGGAAGATATGAGATGTAAGTATTGTGGATATAAGTTACCAATAGAAGGAAAACTATCTAAGCATGCATTTGACGAGAGATTTGAGTCAGTTTTCCTGTAA
- a CDS encoding enoyl-CoA hydratase/isomerase family protein, which yields METIIVKNEPPFLRITLNRPDRLNAINKKMIEEIRTVLEETVKDEKVRVIIFTGNGRAFSAGADISQFKELEGLTAWQFAMKGRELMDYIENYPKPTIAMINGYALGGGLELALACDIRIASDEAQLGLPEITLGIYPGFGGTQRLLKLVGKSRTLEMIMLGERISAKDAERIGLVNRVVPSNDLEKETLNLASKLAERPPLAIQLSKLIVNQGMNSPITVGLNMESLGWGVIFTTKDSKEGVNAFLEKRKPNFKGE from the coding sequence ATGGAGACAATAATAGTAAAAAATGAACCACCATTCTTGCGAATCACATTAAATAGACCAGATAGATTGAATGCAATAAATAAAAAAATGATTGAGGAAATCAGAACTGTTCTAGAAGAGACAGTAAAGGACGAGAAAGTAAGAGTTATAATATTTACGGGAAATGGTAGGGCATTTAGCGCAGGTGCAGATATATCACAATTTAAGGAGCTGGAAGGTCTGACAGCATGGCAGTTTGCCATGAAAGGCAGAGAGCTTATGGACTATATCGAAAATTATCCTAAACCCACTATTGCAATGATTAACGGTTATGCTTTAGGTGGAGGTTTAGAGTTAGCTTTAGCCTGTGATATTAGAATAGCCTCAGATGAGGCTCAGCTAGGATTACCAGAAATTACGTTAGGAATTTACCCAGGCTTTGGAGGAACTCAGCGATTATTGAAATTAGTGGGAAAAAGTAGAACCTTAGAAATGATAATGTTAGGTGAGAGAATATCAGCAAAGGATGCAGAGAGAATAGGTTTGGTAAATAGGGTAGTTCCTTCCAATGACCTAGAAAAGGAAACGTTAAATTTAGCGTCTAAATTAGCTGAAAGACCTCCTCTAGCTATTCAGCTATCAAAGCTTATTGTAAATCAGGGAATGAACTCACCAATCACTGTAGGATTAAACATGGAGAGTTTAGGATGGGGAGTAATCTTCACTACAAAGGATTCAAAAGAAGGTGTTAACGCATTCCTAGAGAAGAGAAAACCTAACTTCAAAGGAGAATAA
- the cyoE gene encoding heme o synthase: MSVTLSRKLIDYVKLAKPKVVSLLDVVAIASYILAFKGNWYNLIPVLIGGSIAAGGSMIINGGLEIEKDKVMKRTSWRPTVKGEVGRKEAYMVGGIACALGSLIGLLANPLTAFFILLGSLVYVFVYSYYLKPRTWLNIVIGGFAGSAAAWAGYAAASNSFNLESLLLGLLVFAWTPGHFWALALRYKRDYANAEIPMLPAIVDDKTAARAIAISNILMIPFALGLMLYLNLIYVIITLAATAVLLYFNVRLMRNPTPEESWISYKFSAPYLAIVMIAAVISFIL; this comes from the coding sequence ATGTCAGTTACGCTATCGAGGAAATTAATTGACTACGTTAAATTAGCGAAACCTAAGGTCGTTAGTCTGCTAGATGTTGTAGCTATTGCCTCATATATTCTCGCATTTAAGGGGAATTGGTATAACCTAATTCCCGTCTTAATAGGGGGAAGTATTGCAGCCGGTGGTTCAATGATAATAAATGGCGGGCTTGAAATAGAAAAGGATAAAGTGATGAAGAGAACGTCTTGGAGACCCACAGTGAAAGGGGAGGTTGGAAGAAAAGAGGCATATATGGTAGGCGGTATAGCCTGTGCTTTAGGGTCATTGATTGGATTGTTAGCAAATCCCCTTACAGCCTTTTTCATTCTATTGGGTTCTCTAGTATACGTATTTGTATATTCTTACTACCTGAAGCCAAGAACTTGGCTGAACATAGTTATAGGAGGGTTTGCAGGAAGTGCGGCTGCATGGGCTGGTTATGCTGCTGCGTCAAACTCATTTAATCTTGAATCACTACTTTTAGGACTGCTAGTGTTTGCTTGGACACCTGGACACTTTTGGGCTTTAGCACTGAGGTATAAAAGAGATTATGCTAACGCAGAAATACCAATGCTTCCGGCTATAGTTGATGATAAAACCGCAGCAAGAGCAATAGCAATTTCAAACATTCTAATGATTCCATTTGCCTTGGGTCTCATGTTATATCTTAACTTGATTTACGTAATAATCACGCTTGCTGCGACTGCGGTCTTGTTGTATTTCAATGTTAGGCTTATGAGGAATCCCACTCCAGAGGAATCATGGATATCATACAAATTCTCTGCCCCATACTTAGCCATAGTTATGATAGCTGCTGTCATATCGTTCATTTTGTAA
- a CDS encoding homoserine dehydrogenase has product MKILLLGYGNVGKAFRSLIHEKKSKIRELKDIEIAGVVTSKGIMLGDKQDFTVDYKGDIFLAYEKLNPDAVIDTLPANYKDGSPSLQLYMKVLKDDRIVITANKAPLALAFKDIVGKGRVGFQATVMSGTPSINLFRVLPGSEVKRIRGILNGTTNYILTKMYNGLSFTEALKDAQTLGYAESDPTNDISGFDAGAKLTILANLMLNLDITIRDVKIEGIQNLDSAKRDNKKIKLIAYADEKTVQVRPVPLLPEDPLFSVDGVENGLEISTDIQTIVIRGPGAGPKNAAYGLLSDLILMTRGWY; this is encoded by the coding sequence ATAAAAATACTTCTCTTAGGTTACGGAAATGTCGGTAAAGCCTTTAGGAGTTTAATTCATGAGAAAAAGAGTAAGATAAGGGAATTAAAGGATATTGAGATAGCTGGAGTAGTGACAAGTAAAGGAATCATGTTAGGTGATAAACAGGATTTTACGGTGGACTATAAGGGCGATATATTCCTAGCTTACGAAAAATTAAATCCTGATGCTGTAATAGATACTTTACCAGCTAATTATAAGGATGGGTCTCCATCATTACAACTCTACATGAAGGTGCTTAAGGATGATAGAATTGTGATAACCGCAAACAAGGCACCGCTTGCATTAGCATTTAAGGACATAGTAGGAAAAGGAAGAGTCGGATTTCAGGCAACTGTAATGAGTGGAACACCTAGTATAAATCTGTTCAGAGTGTTACCGGGAAGTGAAGTCAAGAGAATTAGAGGTATTTTGAACGGAACAACGAATTACATACTGACCAAAATGTACAATGGTCTCAGTTTTACGGAAGCCCTCAAGGACGCTCAGACACTAGGTTATGCAGAGTCAGACCCAACAAATGATATAAGTGGATTTGATGCAGGTGCAAAACTCACCATATTAGCCAATTTAATGCTTAACTTAGACATAACCATAAGGGATGTGAAAATAGAGGGTATACAGAATTTAGATTCTGCAAAAAGAGATAATAAAAAAATCAAACTGATAGCCTATGCGGACGAAAAAACTGTCCAGGTAAGACCAGTCCCATTATTACCTGAGGATCCGCTATTCAGCGTGGATGGAGTTGAGAATGGATTAGAGATATCCACAGATATTCAGACCATAGTAATTAGAGGACCAGGGGCAGGACCAAAGAATGCAGCTTATGGATTATTATCAGATCTGATTTTAATGACGAGGGGATGGTATTAG
- a CDS encoding B3/B4 domain-containing protein — protein MLLIEDRAKALGIFVAYTEVEDIKFGRSAGELETEIKMVEEKYKNENPEKLKENTIIRAYRDFYWKIGIDPTKTRPSGEALRRRISRNGSIPRINNIVDIGNLVSADTLVPIGIYDKARFQYPIYLKLSSGGELFYAIGRSEPEKIDPNIPILVDSKGVVMHIYPHRDSTLTNVIETTKDVLIVSAGVKGVNEDLVILASKRTAELLVKYANGKWNGDVKLA, from the coding sequence ATGCTTCTGATTGAGGATAGGGCTAAGGCTTTGGGAATCTTCGTAGCTTATACTGAGGTTGAAGACATTAAATTTGGGAGAAGTGCGGGGGAGTTAGAAACTGAGATAAAGATGGTAGAAGAAAAGTACAAAAACGAGAACCCAGAGAAGCTAAAGGAAAACACCATAATCAGAGCCTATAGAGACTTTTACTGGAAAATTGGAATAGATCCGACAAAAACTAGACCCAGCGGTGAAGCCTTAAGAAGGAGAATTAGCAGGAATGGTAGTATCCCAAGAATAAACAATATAGTGGACATTGGAAATTTGGTGAGTGCAGATACATTAGTTCCTATAGGAATTTATGATAAGGCTAGGTTTCAGTATCCAATATACCTTAAACTAAGTAGTGGGGGAGAACTATTTTATGCCATAGGCAGATCAGAGCCTGAAAAGATAGATCCAAACATACCAATATTAGTGGACAGTAAAGGAGTAGTTATGCATATCTATCCTCACCGAGACTCCACATTAACAAATGTAATTGAGACAACGAAAGATGTACTAATAGTCTCTGCAGGTGTAAAAGGAGTGAATGAGGACCTGGTGATTTTAGCTTCTAAAAGAACAGCTGAACTTTTAGTAAAATACGCAAATGGTAAGTGGAACGGTGATGTAAAATTAGCATAA
- the tldD gene encoding zinc metalloprotease TldD, producing the protein MDVLARAESYGATFADLRYFKSKGLSLVVTEDREQVSSYGTERGYSLRVLYRNNWGYFSSSKEIEEENVKQAINSAVGNENVNIILLPSKHDEIMLKPRYEVSKSVHEKMEDLKRLRQKLFDLDSRIKSVTIRYAEEEIRKEYYSTEGREIKQSYYLSGISINVIAREGDTISSAYHRHFSYQGYPFEVFNEEEILDTVKMRINNQFIGLTPKAGLYTVILSPDVSGVFAHEAIGHLAEADLSTNGILFPLRGKKIAPDSVTIMDSPLVQYPEGIGVTLYDDEGVEGRDVKIIDKGVVKESLTDRFYSLYLGQKPTGNARSEDFKSPVLIRMRNTYFAPGDISYQEILRETKNGILLVSPSGGQTSPDGTFQFGIQESYLIENGEISKPLKTVGISGYTLETLKSVVSVSKEFNVFPGFCGKDGQSVPVGTGGPYVKVEKVKVGGIVG; encoded by the coding sequence ATGGATGTTTTAGCTAGAGCCGAATCATATGGTGCAACATTTGCGGATTTGCGTTACTTTAAATCTAAGGGATTATCGTTAGTTGTTACTGAAGATAGAGAGCAAGTGAGTAGTTATGGAACTGAAAGAGGTTATTCCTTGAGAGTGTTGTATAGAAATAATTGGGGATATTTTTCATCTTCGAAGGAAATTGAGGAGGAAAATGTAAAGCAAGCCATAAATAGCGCAGTAGGTAACGAGAATGTAAACATAATACTTCTCCCTTCTAAGCATGATGAAATTATGCTGAAACCCAGATATGAGGTTAGTAAATCTGTCCATGAGAAAATGGAGGATCTTAAGAGACTTAGGCAAAAGTTATTTGATCTTGATTCAAGAATTAAGAGCGTTACCATAAGGTACGCAGAAGAGGAAATTAGGAAGGAGTACTATAGTACAGAAGGTAGAGAAATAAAGCAATCTTACTACTTATCTGGAATTTCTATAAACGTAATAGCTAGGGAAGGAGACACTATATCTTCTGCCTATCATCGTCATTTTTCCTACCAAGGTTATCCATTTGAAGTTTTCAATGAGGAGGAGATATTAGATACTGTGAAAATGAGAATAAATAATCAATTTATTGGCTTGACACCTAAAGCAGGTCTATACACTGTTATATTATCTCCAGATGTTTCAGGAGTTTTCGCTCATGAGGCAATAGGTCATTTGGCAGAGGCAGACCTTTCAACTAACGGTATATTATTTCCTTTAAGAGGTAAGAAAATAGCCCCTGACTCTGTGACAATAATGGATTCACCATTGGTTCAATATCCTGAAGGGATAGGAGTGACTTTGTATGACGATGAAGGGGTAGAAGGCAGAGATGTGAAGATTATCGATAAAGGCGTGGTAAAGGAATCTCTCACAGACAGGTTTTACTCATTATATTTAGGTCAAAAGCCTACAGGTAATGCTAGGTCGGAGGACTTTAAGAGCCCTGTCCTTATTAGAATGAGAAATACTTATTTCGCTCCTGGAGATATTTCATATCAAGAGATATTAAGGGAGACAAAAAACGGTATTTTACTTGTGTCTCCAAGTGGAGGACAGACTAGTCCAGATGGAACTTTCCAATTTGGTATCCAGGAGTCATATTTGATAGAAAACGGGGAAATAAGTAAACCTTTGAAGACTGTAGGGATATCTGGATACACTTTAGAGACACTAAAAAGTGTGGTAAGTGTATCTAAGGAGTTTAATGTTTTTCCAGGTTTTTGCGGTAAGGACGGTCAATCTGTTCCTGTAGGTACAGGAGGTCCATATGTGAAGGTTGAAAAGGTTAAGGTGGGTGGTATAGTTGGTTAA